The Spirochaetaceae bacterium DNA window CGCAGGTTGGCCGTATTGTAATACAAAATGAAACTGCCAGCGCTGTAACGCCGGCTATGCCCTTTGATGTATGCGGGGCAATGAGTCAAGGTTATATTGGTTACCACATACAACAAGCTTTAAAAGAAGAGCTGGCTGGCAGAGGGATTAACAAAAATGTGGTATCACTGGTAACCCAAGTAGAGGTTGATGCAAACGATAAAGCCTTTGTTAACCCCACCAAACCCATCGGCCCTTTTTATAAAGAAGAAGAGGCTAAAAAACTACAAGCCGAAAAAGGTTACAGCGTTAAAGAAGACAGCGGGCGCGGCTGGCGGCGTGTGGTGGCTAGCCCTAAGCCTGTTAGTATTATCGAGTTAGAAAGTGTTAAAACTTTAAACGCTGCCGGCCATGTGGTTATTACCGTTGGTGGCGGCGGTATACCGGTAGTTAAAGAAGGCAAAGGCTACAAAGGAGTAGCGGCGGTTATTGATAAAGATTTAGCCAGCGCTAAATTGGCCGAGCTTATGGAGGCCGATGCCCTCATTATTTTAACGG harbors:
- the arcC gene encoding carbamate kinase; protein product: MKFVIALGGNALQDDKGPATAEAQLEVVKKSVLGIADLIEQGHTVMVSHGNGPQVGRIVIQNETASAVTPAMPFDVCGAMSQGYIGYHIQQALKEELAGRGINKNVVSLVTQVEVDANDKAFVNPTKPIGPFYKEEEAKKLQAEKGYSVKEDSGRGWRRVVASPKPVSIIELESVKTLNAAGHVVITVGGGGIPVVKEGKGYKGVAAVIDKDLASAKLAELMEADALIILTAVDKVAINFGKPNQENLATLNAAQAKEYIVTGQFGVGSMLPKVEAALMFTESKAGRKAIITSLEKVALAIKGEDGTIVKN